A region from the Sandaracinus amylolyticus genome encodes:
- a CDS encoding CehA/McbA family metallohydrolase — protein MRYPLLSGHIFATVLVVSLGACGDDDGMTGDAGADSGPPPTCGQVDPFETGDADGHAEPLATAGQARAGRIEESELPEDRHGLATWSAGDFVLANDRVAVIIEDVGPSDLYDPFGGRIVGVASRETDGALVPADFNEVLFGLGAYLVRTEAVTVMNDGSDGQPAVVRATGPLAPIDFAGDLLNIVRGDVNGFPAAIEYELAPDSDRVRITIHAAESSAAAANVSNVLQGFFQSSRMPPWTPSGGFDDFTGTTPFIAFDDPNGGASYAYEPPEGRMLNKIIEQSGVLVAHIGPQRIEACARVSVPLGSIAIGRSLDRTQAIAREALGEASRTVRGTVLEADGSPATDVRVHVTSGDTHHTRGRVDETGAFELAVPDEDVQVWAYRRGTPIAGPFAAPRGTDDVTLTMAAMGTIEVHARDEAGGGLPARVQLFPVGTEIARPAGSWGEQQVPGGRADVLFAGATGDLTVRVPAGPWRVVVSRGYEYELVDSTVTVAADATQTIDATLVRSVDTTGVLCADYHVHTTRSPDSDDDAAAKVSALVADGLELAVRSDHEFIAAFDPVVQELGLGAFALGLAGEELTTFEWGHFGVFPVEPDDTRPNGGAPRWPGRLPPDVFAEARALPGAPTLIINHPRSGGASQGYFNAAGYDPDTGMVDRPTHWDEDFSIVEVLNDSSFEQNRDNTVRDWFSMLRFGRRVFAVGSSDSHHMYSAPIGYPRTCLAMGTDDPRGVTPTEVRDATRDGRSYVSGGIYLDVTAAGGVGPGGEVTSAGARTAIDVVVRAATWIDVDSLEVIVDGVTTETIPITPPADRTDTVVLDETIEVDVAAAGSWVVIVAAGDEELEPVHPGRLPFAMSNPIFLTR, from the coding sequence ATGCGCTATCCGTTACTTTCCGGTCACATTTTCGCCACAGTCCTCGTCGTCTCGCTCGGCGCGTGCGGCGACGACGACGGGATGACCGGTGACGCGGGCGCGGACTCGGGCCCGCCGCCGACCTGCGGTCAGGTCGATCCGTTCGAGACCGGCGATGCCGACGGGCACGCCGAGCCGCTCGCGACCGCGGGCCAGGCGCGCGCGGGGCGCATCGAGGAGAGCGAGCTGCCCGAGGATCGCCACGGGCTCGCGACGTGGTCGGCGGGCGACTTCGTCCTCGCGAACGATCGCGTCGCGGTGATCATCGAGGACGTCGGGCCCTCGGATCTCTACGACCCGTTCGGCGGGCGCATCGTCGGTGTCGCGAGCCGCGAGACGGACGGCGCGCTCGTGCCCGCCGACTTCAACGAGGTGCTCTTCGGGCTCGGCGCGTACCTCGTGCGCACCGAAGCCGTCACCGTGATGAACGACGGCAGCGACGGCCAGCCCGCGGTGGTGCGCGCCACGGGTCCGCTCGCGCCGATCGACTTCGCGGGTGACCTGCTGAACATCGTGCGCGGCGACGTGAACGGCTTCCCCGCGGCGATCGAGTACGAGCTCGCGCCCGACAGTGATCGGGTGCGCATCACGATCCACGCGGCGGAGTCGTCGGCGGCCGCGGCCAACGTGTCGAACGTCCTCCAGGGATTCTTCCAGAGCTCGCGCATGCCGCCGTGGACGCCGAGCGGCGGGTTCGACGACTTCACGGGAACCACGCCGTTCATCGCGTTCGACGACCCGAACGGCGGCGCGTCGTACGCCTACGAGCCGCCCGAGGGGCGCATGCTGAACAAGATCATCGAGCAGAGCGGCGTGCTGGTGGCGCACATCGGCCCGCAGCGGATCGAGGCTTGCGCGCGCGTCTCGGTGCCGCTCGGATCGATCGCGATCGGACGCTCGCTCGATCGCACGCAGGCGATCGCGCGCGAGGCGCTCGGCGAGGCGTCGCGCACGGTCCGCGGCACGGTGCTCGAGGCCGATGGGTCGCCGGCGACCGACGTGCGCGTGCACGTGACGAGCGGCGACACGCACCACACGCGCGGGCGCGTCGACGAGACGGGCGCGTTCGAGCTCGCGGTGCCCGACGAGGACGTGCAGGTCTGGGCGTATCGACGCGGCACGCCGATCGCGGGGCCGTTCGCGGCGCCGCGCGGGACCGACGACGTGACGCTCACGATGGCGGCGATGGGCACCATCGAAGTGCACGCGCGCGACGAGGCAGGCGGCGGTCTTCCAGCGCGTGTCCAGCTGTTCCCGGTGGGCACCGAGATCGCGCGGCCCGCGGGCAGCTGGGGCGAGCAGCAGGTGCCGGGCGGCCGCGCCGACGTGCTCTTCGCGGGCGCGACCGGCGACCTGACGGTGCGCGTGCCGGCGGGTCCGTGGCGCGTCGTGGTGTCCCGCGGCTACGAGTACGAGCTCGTCGACAGCACGGTCACCGTCGCCGCCGACGCGACGCAGACGATCGACGCGACGCTGGTGCGCAGCGTCGACACGACGGGCGTGCTCTGCGCCGACTACCACGTCCACACGACGCGCTCGCCGGACTCCGACGACGACGCCGCCGCGAAGGTGAGCGCGCTCGTCGCGGACGGGCTCGAGCTCGCGGTGCGCAGCGATCACGAGTTCATCGCCGCGTTCGATCCGGTCGTGCAGGAGCTCGGGCTCGGCGCGTTCGCGCTCGGTCTCGCCGGCGAGGAGCTCACGACGTTCGAGTGGGGGCACTTCGGCGTGTTCCCGGTCGAGCCCGACGACACGCGTCCGAACGGCGGCGCGCCGCGCTGGCCGGGGCGCCTGCCGCCCGACGTGTTCGCGGAAGCGCGCGCGCTGCCGGGCGCGCCGACGCTGATCATCAACCACCCGCGCTCGGGCGGGGCGTCGCAGGGCTACTTCAACGCGGCGGGCTACGACCCCGACACCGGCATGGTCGATCGTCCGACCCACTGGGACGAGGACTTCTCGATCGTCGAGGTGCTCAACGACTCGAGCTTCGAGCAGAACCGCGACAACACGGTGCGCGACTGGTTCTCCATGCTGCGCTTCGGACGTCGCGTGTTCGCGGTCGGCTCGTCGGACAGCCACCACATGTACTCGGCGCCGATCGGCTATCCGCGCACGTGCCTCGCGATGGGCACCGACGATCCGCGCGGCGTCACGCCGACCGAGGTGCGCGACGCGACGCGCGACGGACGCTCGTACGTGAGCGGCGGCATCTACCTCGACGTGACCGCGGCGGGCGGCGTCGGCCCCGGCGGCGAGGTGACGAGCGCGGGCGCGCGCACCGCGATCGACGTGGTGGTTCGCGCGGCGACGTGGATCGACGTCGACTCGCTCGAGGTGATCGTCGACGGCGTGACGACCGAGACGATCCCGATCACGCCGCCCGCGGATCGCACCGACACCGTGGTGCTCGACGAGACGATCGAGGTGGACGTCGCCGCAGCGGGCTCGTGGGTCGTGATCGTCGCCGCGGGTGACGAGGAGCTCGAGCCGGTGCACCCGGGGCGGCTCCCGTTCGCGATGTCGAACCCGATCTTCCTGACGCGCTGA
- a CDS encoding VOC family protein produces MSQPTRGLYPVIASRDVAASATFFASLLDLRRTFENDWYASLASHDEPTLQLGFVAFDHASIPEPARGALPSGFFVTVEVPDVDAIHARALDMRLPMLVPLRDEPWGQRHFITRGPDDVLIDVVTVIPPSAEFASGYLG; encoded by the coding sequence ATGTCCCAGCCCACCCGTGGTCTCTATCCCGTCATCGCATCGCGCGACGTCGCCGCGTCCGCGACGTTCTTCGCGTCGCTGCTCGACCTGCGGCGCACGTTCGAGAACGACTGGTACGCGAGCCTCGCGTCGCACGACGAGCCGACGCTGCAGCTCGGCTTCGTCGCGTTCGATCACGCGTCGATCCCCGAGCCCGCGCGCGGCGCCCTCCCCTCCGGCTTCTTCGTCACGGTCGAGGTGCCCGACGTCGACGCGATCCACGCGCGCGCGCTCGACATGCGCCTGCCGATGCTGGTCCCGCTGCGCGACGAGCCGTGGGGGCAGCGCCACTTCATCACGCGCGGGCCCGACGACGTGCTGATCGACGTGGTCACCGTCATCCCTCCCAGCGCCGAATTCGCGAGCGGGTACCTGGGCTGA
- a CDS encoding MerR family transcriptional regulator, whose product MSIGRFARATRLTVKALRHYDEIGLLRPASIDRRTGYRSYAPEQVRDAVTIATLRALDVPLATIAKVLRDPRSMQAALEAEKARIEREIADRQRAVRGLDRVMRGAAPITYEVSLRTEPARCVAIVRATTSAEDLEADTTRLVRESLATVPGARDPVMAILHASIDDETIPIEIAVTVDDGITMPATRCALVRHVGPYSELAHAHHALWAWADANDVPAGPIREIYVNDPDEVAPDALVTDVLLPLA is encoded by the coding sequence ATGTCGATCGGACGCTTCGCGCGCGCCACGCGCCTCACGGTGAAGGCGCTGCGTCACTACGACGAGATCGGGCTCCTGCGTCCGGCGTCGATCGATCGCCGCACCGGATACCGGAGCTACGCACCGGAGCAGGTGCGCGACGCGGTCACGATCGCGACGCTGCGCGCGCTCGACGTGCCGCTCGCGACCATCGCGAAGGTGCTGCGCGATCCGCGCTCGATGCAGGCGGCGCTCGAGGCGGAGAAGGCGCGCATCGAGCGCGAGATCGCCGACAGGCAGCGCGCGGTGCGCGGGCTCGATCGCGTGATGCGCGGCGCGGCGCCGATCACGTACGAGGTCTCGCTTCGGACCGAGCCCGCGCGCTGCGTCGCGATCGTGCGCGCGACGACGAGCGCCGAGGATCTCGAGGCCGACACCACGCGCCTCGTCCGCGAGTCGCTCGCGACCGTTCCCGGCGCGCGCGATCCGGTGATGGCGATCCTCCACGCGTCGATCGACGACGAGACGATCCCGATCGAGATCGCGGTCACGGTCGACGACGGGATCACCATGCCCGCGACGCGCTGCGCGCTCGTGCGGCACGTCGGGCCCTACTCGGAGCTCGCGCACGCGCACCACGCGCTCTGGGCGTGGGCCGACGCGAACGACGTCCCAGCCGGCCCGATCCGCGAGATCTACGTGAACGATCCCGACGAGGTCGCGCCCGACGCGCTCGTCACCGACGTGCTCCTCCCGCTCGCGTGA
- the fumC gene encoding class II fumarate hydratase, whose amino-acid sequence MTRATRTESDTMGTLEVPADAYYGAQTARSLKNFPIGDQRMPREIVRGLAILKKASAEVNAELGLLDPRLRDLIVRAADDVLSGALDDQFPLVVWQTGSGTQSNMNVNEVIAGRANELATGQRGGKSPVHPNDHVNLSQSSNDAFPTAMSIAATEIVEAQLLPKVRGLRETLARKSSDFADVVKIGRTHLMDATPLTLGQEISGWVAQLDLGVEAIERALPQLRQLAAGGTAVGTGINAHPEYAERVAARIAALTGRAFTSAPNKFAALAGHDAFVGAHGAIKQLATACMKIANDVRWLASGPRAGLGEIRIPDNEPGSSIMPGKVNPTQSEALTMVAAQVMGNDATLGFAASQGNFELNVFKPVIASAFLQSARLLGDACASFDERCARGIEPDRDMIAAYVARSLMLVTALAPTIGYDLAAKVAKHAHATGTTLRDAAIELGALSGERFDELVKAEEMVRPTRG is encoded by the coding sequence ATGACCCGCGCGACACGCACCGAGAGCGACACGATGGGCACCCTCGAGGTGCCGGCCGACGCGTACTACGGCGCGCAGACCGCGCGCTCGCTGAAGAACTTCCCGATCGGCGATCAGCGCATGCCGCGCGAGATCGTGCGGGGGCTCGCGATCCTCAAGAAGGCGAGCGCCGAGGTGAACGCGGAGCTCGGGCTGCTCGATCCGAGGCTGCGCGATCTGATCGTGCGCGCCGCGGACGACGTGCTCTCGGGCGCGCTCGACGATCAGTTCCCGCTGGTCGTGTGGCAGACCGGCTCGGGCACCCAGTCGAACATGAACGTGAACGAGGTGATCGCGGGCCGCGCGAACGAGCTCGCGACGGGCCAGCGCGGCGGGAAGTCCCCGGTGCACCCGAACGATCACGTGAACCTCTCGCAGTCGTCGAACGACGCGTTCCCGACCGCGATGTCGATCGCCGCGACCGAGATCGTCGAGGCGCAGCTGCTGCCGAAGGTGCGCGGGCTGCGCGAGACCCTCGCGAGGAAGTCGAGCGACTTCGCCGACGTCGTGAAGATCGGTCGCACGCACCTGATGGACGCGACGCCGCTCACGCTCGGGCAGGAGATCTCGGGGTGGGTCGCGCAGCTCGATCTCGGCGTCGAGGCGATCGAGCGCGCGCTGCCGCAGCTGCGTCAGCTCGCGGCAGGGGGCACCGCGGTGGGCACCGGGATCAACGCGCACCCCGAGTACGCCGAGCGGGTCGCCGCGCGCATCGCCGCGCTCACCGGTCGCGCGTTCACGTCGGCGCCCAACAAGTTCGCCGCGCTCGCGGGGCACGACGCGTTCGTCGGCGCTCACGGCGCGATCAAGCAGCTCGCGACCGCGTGCATGAAGATCGCGAACGACGTGCGCTGGCTCGCGAGCGGGCCGCGCGCGGGGCTCGGCGAGATCCGCATCCCCGACAACGAGCCCGGCTCGTCGATCATGCCGGGCAAGGTGAACCCGACGCAGTCGGAGGCGCTCACGATGGTCGCGGCGCAGGTGATGGGTAACGACGCGACGCTCGGCTTCGCGGCGAGCCAGGGCAACTTCGAGCTCAACGTGTTCAAGCCCGTGATCGCGAGCGCGTTCCTCCAGTCGGCGCGCCTGCTCGGCGACGCGTGCGCGAGCTTCGACGAGCGCTGTGCGCGGGGCATCGAGCCCGACCGCGACATGATCGCGGCGTACGTCGCGCGCTCGCTGATGCTCGTGACCGCGCTCGCGCCGACGATCGGCTACGACCTCGCGGCGAAGGTCGCGAAGCACGCGCACGCGACGGGCACCACGCTGCGCGACGCGGCGATCGAGCTCGGCGCGCTCAGCGGCGAGCGCTTCGACGAGCTCGTGAAGGCGGAAGAGATGGTGCGCCCCACGCGAGGGTGA